The genomic stretch GGGGAAGTGTCATCTGTCCAGCTCCGCTCGTACGTGGTGCAGGGGATTCGGTGGGTCAGTGCAGACGCGGCGCGGCGCGGGTCAGGAAGGCGCCCCGGCCGGGGGTGTCGGTCCGCAGGCCGTCCGGGTCGACGAGGTGCTCGCCCCGGGAGAAGACGTGCACGGGTCGACCGGTCACGCGCATGCCCTCGTAGATGTTGTAGTCGGTGCGTGTGTGCGAGCCCGCCGCCGTGATCACGTGGTCGGCGGCCGGGTCCCAGATCACCAGGTCGGCGTCCGCTCCGACCGCGACGACGCCCTTGCGGGGGAACAGGCCGAACAGCTTGGCCGGGCGGGCGGCGACCAGGTCCACGAAGCGGCACGGGTCGATCACCCCGCTCACCACGCCGGACTGCCAGAGGACCATCAGTCGGTCCTCGACGCCGGGGACCCCGTTGGGCACCTTCGGGAAGTAGCCGGGGCTGCGCAGCTTCTGCGGCGGCAGGTCCTCGGGTTGGTGCAGGCAGAAACCGGCGTGGTCGGTGGCGACGGTGGACAGAGCGCCGGTGGCGAGCATCCGCCAGAGGCCGTCCTGGTTGCTGCGTTCCCGGATCGGCGGGGAGCAGACGTACGCGGCGGCCCGCTCCCCCAGGTCGGCGTAGTCCTCGTAGGCCACCACGAGGTACTGCGGACAGGTCTCGCCGTAGACCCGTGACCCGGCGGCCCGGGCCTGGCTGATCTCGTCGGCCGCCGCCGCGCTGGACACGTGCACCACGTACAGCGGTGTGCCGATGCTGTCGGCGAGCACGACCGCGCGATGCACCGCCTCGGCCTCGGAGTCGTGCCCGTGCGCCCGCATGTGGAAGCTCTCGGCGGTCCGGCCGCTGTCCACCAGGCGCCGCACCTCCCGGGCCACCATGTGGCCGTTCTCGGCGTGCACCATCGGCAGCACGTCGAGGTCGCGGGCCAGTTCGAAGCCGTCGAGCAGTTCGTCGTCGTCGACCATCTGGCCCGGATAGGCCATGAAGAACTTCCAGCTGGTCGCGCCCTCTCCGACCAGCCGGCGCAGGTCGTCGAGGACGTCCGGCTGGGCGGCGCGGGGCGGGACGATGGCGTGCAGGCCGACATCCACCACGGCCTTGGCGGCGGCCGTGTCCCGCCGCCGCAGGTACGTGTCGTACAGCGTCCGGTCGGGTTCCTTCTTGACGAAGTCGATGACCGTGGTGGTGCCGCCGCACGCCGCCGCGACCGTCCCGCTGTGGAAGTCGTCGGCGGTGTGGGTGCTGAAGCCGTCGACCGGGTACTCCAGGTGGGTGTGCGCGTCGATGCCACCGGGCATGACCAGCTTGCCGGTCGCGTCCACCACGTGGTCGGCGGTCCAGTCCGTGCCGGTGCCGAGGGCGACGATCCGGCCGTCGCGTACCAGCACGTCGGCGCGGATCGCGGCGTCGGCGTTGACGACCGTGCCGTTGGTGATCAGCGTCGTCGGCATCGTGCCTCTCCTCTCCCCGGCGGGTCTGTCACCCGCCGCGCCGTCGCCTCAGTTCTGGTAGTGCTCGTCGGCGAGGTCGAGCACCTCGTCGAGGACGCCGAGCGCGAGGTCGATCTCCTCGGCGTTGATGATCAGTGGTGGGGTCAGCCGCAGGACGTTGAAGTTGGCGGTCAGGTAGACGCCCCGCTGCA from Micromonospora craniellae encodes the following:
- the hydA gene encoding dihydropyrimidinase — its product is MPTTLITNGTVVNADAAIRADVLVRDGRIVALGTGTDWTADHVVDATGKLVMPGGIDAHTHLEYPVDGFSTHTADDFHSGTVAAACGGTTTVIDFVKKEPDRTLYDTYLRRRDTAAAKAVVDVGLHAIVPPRAAQPDVLDDLRRLVGEGATSWKFFMAYPGQMVDDDELLDGFELARDLDVLPMVHAENGHMVAREVRRLVDSGRTAESFHMRAHGHDSEAEAVHRAVVLADSIGTPLYVVHVSSAAAADEISQARAAGSRVYGETCPQYLVVAYEDYADLGERAAAYVCSPPIRERSNQDGLWRMLATGALSTVATDHAGFCLHQPEDLPPQKLRSPGYFPKVPNGVPGVEDRLMVLWQSGVVSGVIDPCRFVDLVAARPAKLFGLFPRKGVVAVGADADLVIWDPAADHVITAAGSHTRTDYNIYEGMRVTGRPVHVFSRGEHLVDPDGLRTDTPGRGAFLTRAAPRLH